The sequence ccttctttttccttctgcCATTTGGTGTCAAGTCATCACAAATGGGAAATTTCTTGTTCTAAATGACCACCTTCTAATGTACTGAAGTGAACATCTAATTCCTCAATTATAAGGTCAAGGAAAATGATCCAAACCATGTTGCTTGAAATCCAGAATCAGCAACTGGAACAAGTATGAACTCAACCTATGCATCTCCAGGATGAAAACCTAATCTACAGGATGTATTTCTTTCTTACTTGGTTTATGGGTTAACCTGAGCCCTTTCATTGTTATTACCTTTTTGTATActcatttgaaatatttttttcactcCCTCTTTCCTTTATCATTGTTATTCACGTCATAAATAAttaatcaaaacaaaacaaggGAACCCATTAGGAGTCCCTTCATGCATGAATGGACAGATATTTGAATACTCGCTTGGGGTTAACTGAGTGAAGAAACGGTCCAGATCCTCTGTTATTCTTGGATCTGTTATTCTTGTGTTATTCTAGGTGTAGAAGACGACACGTGGTGAAGGACAGGCGGACAGCGCAGATTGAGTGAGAGAAGGATGTACCATAAAAATCGGTTTTAATGAGAAACCGGTTCTAGGTTCAATATCAACCTGGTTTGGTTCCCTCGTCTAAAAGGATTCAAACAAttgttctctctccctcttaaacctcttctttgttctttcttctctcccagTCTCGATGTTACTCTTCAACCCACGACTTTTCTCACTTAATTTGCGTTGAGTTTCTCTGTTACGCTGGATCCAAGAAAATCAAGGGCCGAGGAATAAAACTCCCCAAAACGAAGGCTGATTTCGTCTTCCCCGAGCTTCGGTCATGGGCGTTTGCTATTGTAACAGAGAAACTCAATGCAAATTAAGTGAGAAGTCGCAAATTGAAGAGTAACAGTGAGActgggagagaagaaagaacgaAGAGGAGGtttaagagggagagagaacacTTTGCTTGTTTGAATCCTTTTAGATGAGAGAACCAAACCAGGTTGGTATTGAACTTAGAATCGGTTTCTTAATTAAAACCGGTTTTAATGGTAAATCCTTCTTACTTAATCTACGCCGTCCACCTGTCCTTCTCAACGTGTCGTCTTCTGCACCTACAATAACACAAGAATAACATAAGATCTGGATCTGAGGAGCATCCGGGGAAGGGAGGAGGTTCGTGGATTTTAAACTCATAATTGGGGGATCCCATCACTGATGGTTTGCTAGTCAGTCAGATACACAAAAATCATCGAGAACACTGATATTGATGTTTGACTGATCCTATATCAGTGTAACAATATAGACAAAggataaaataatgcaaaattcatttttaagaaaaagggaaaagtcCAAGAGCTGTCCCTGCACCACAGACACGGGCAGGCAATAACCACCATATCCCATTTGGAGGTGCGTTCTCTGTGTTTGGGTGCAGGTTGTTCTCGGACAGAAAACACTTGTCCTTAAGAAAAATAAGGATGAAATCATCCGAGCCAATCTGTGGACTAATACTGATTACTTAGAACCATATCAGTTCCTACTGATTTCGATTTAGATAGGACTGAAATCAATAGGGATCtctatcataaaaaaaattgttagggaTCAATTCCAAAACGCTTATAGAATTGGCTCCTTAGACCTGCAACCTGGTGATTtggtcccaaaaaccctagaatcgaaTCGACTGTTTCAAAAAGGCCCAAATCAGGATCAATCATGGCCAATTCCAATTGAATCGAATCAATCGATCCAATTCCGATTTGGGTCGAACTTCTCTCGAAATCTCCAATTGAGCTTGTTAATAAGAAGGGGATTTATGAATCATCATAGTGTGCCACTTCCTGAACTTGCATCCCCAAAGTTGAATTATGCTCATTTTGAAATCTCCAGATCGCGTTAAGTTGATTGCTTGTAGTTCTACAACTTCCCTCATTGCTTCATTGATATCATCTTCAAAACAATCCACCCAAACCCATGCGTTGGTGAGCCAACCTGATCAACAACAGTTACTGTCTCTGTTAACCCATTACTCAACAAGAACCCATTCACTCCAAATCCATTCCAAACTGATCACAACTGGGTTCTGCAGATGTAGAGTGGACAATACTGGTATACTAATCTGGAACACTTTACTTAGGGAGTACTCACTCGGCATTTTCCCTGAAGAAGCTTTGAAGCTTTATAAACAAGTTCAAGAGGTTTCAGCTTCTTCTTCATATACACCTGATAGCTTCACGTACTCTTTCCTCCTCAAGGCTTGTGCTAATTTGGATCAACCCATCAAGGGAAATCAGGTATATGCTCTTGTTATCAAAGTGGGATATGGGTTTCACGTTTATGTGCAGACAGCTTTGGTAAACTTGTACACAGTTTGTGGGTGTTTAGTTGAAGCTAAGAAAGTGTTCGATGAAATGCATGAAAGAAATTTAGTAACTTGGAATGTCATGATCACTGGTTTCATAAAATGGGGTGAGATTGATATGGCTCAGTCACTGTTTGATAGAATGCTTGTTCGGAATGTTGTCTCCTGGACATGTATGATTGATGGGTATACCCGGATGAATCAACCTGTGGAAGCCCTTCGTCTTTTTATTTGGATGATGATAGATGATGGCATAAAACCGACTGAAATAACAATCCTGGCCATCCTTCCTTCAGTTGCAAATCTTGGGGCACTTGATATTTGCCAGTCACTTCACTCTTATAGTGAGAAAGTTGGGTTTAATGCTTTTGACATCCGTGTTACAAATTCATTTATAGATGTATATGCTAAATGTGGGTGCATTGATAGTGCATTTAAAGTGTTTGAAAAGATCTCAACTGAGAATAGGAACTTGGTGTCGTGGACATCAATAATTTCTGCATTCGCCATGCATGGGATGGCAACAGAAGCTGTAAAGTGGTTTGAGAAGATGGAGCAGATGGGCTTGAGTCCTAATGAGGTGACTTTCTTGAGTCTTTTGAATGCTTGCAGCCATGGAGGATTAGTTGACGAGGGACTTGAGTTTTACTCAAAAATGGTTAATAGGTACCAAATCTTGCCAAATATTAAGCACTATGGTTGCCTAGTAGACATGTTAGGAAGGGCGGGGAGGTTAGAGGATGCAGAGAAAATGGTGATGCAGATACCTGCAGAGATTGTTAATGTGATCATTTGGAGGACTCTTTTGGGTGCTTGCAACTTCCATGGGAATGTGGAGATGGGTGAGAGAGTAATGAGAAAGGTATTGGAGATGGAGAAAGGGTACAGTGGAGATTATGTTCTATTGTCTAATATATTTGCGGGTGTTGGAAGGTTTGAGGATGCTGAGAGTGTAAGGAGATGTATGGATGAGAGGGATGTCCTCAAAATTCCTGGTCTTAGTTTACATGCACTCCAAAGCAGGAACAAGCAGACCATGTGCATGCACTAGTAGACACAGTAGCAGAACAAACTCCTATTTGTTACTTTTGCTTCAGTCTCAAAGGGTCACTGAAGACTCAGAAAAAAACCTTGGATTAGGTTGTGAGATTTTTGGGATGATATTCAagttctttcctttctcttctaaTTCAATAGTTCGATTCTATTTGGCCTTGCTCATGTCTCTATATGTTGAAATCGAGAGAGTGAGAGAAGTAATTAATATAAAAGTTCCCTTAAACCTGTATATTGTTGTAAATCACAGTTTTCAAGCATTCTCTCTTGATTGTACATAGGATATATATGTATTTTGTCGTAGTTGTCAGACTACAATATCCATTGTTAAAATGTTGGTGTAAAGTTTCTATCCTAAAAGTTTGAATTGGTAGGTGAGGTGTTGTAGGCTATTAGTAgttgatgtgggactaaactctcAATGTTCCTCAGCGTGTGGCTGTATGTACTGCATACACATGAAAAAGGTGAAAActtactctgataccatgttgaatttCTAGTCGTGTGGTTGTATAATTTTGATGGGGTGAAgggttgatgtagataagtcatttGGGCTTATTTttttgcaaataagccttgggttgtgttgggcctttgatcccatgagttttttttttaaatgggccactttaatgggcccaaaatatgggtagaatgtagaaaaacgagatttaattcattagtttagttagttgttatttaattcaataaaagctcattaggccattggtccgttgtaaagtcctatatggactattagttagttagtcttactccatgttggagtcataaagttaagtcctagtcctattttgaattcctagttgtagtaggagtatctagtcctattgggaaactagctcatagtagtagtttgattgctattctgctctctataaatagagaagccgatgtacttataatttcagattttaatgaatcaattattgagtgattactctttagctaaaaaaactattattgaGAGGttagatgcctaaacctttgaggggtgtgatactcaaaacttgaggggtgagttacccattcctttattctctttcacccttctcaaccctccatcgattcttctttttctatttttattttctgtttattgttattaaaagttcagacctgttaaagcatacaataTCAGAATCAGCTAGCCAAAGAATTCTTGTTTTTGAAGCCAATTGACCCTCATTGCTGCTCAAGTTTGAGATTtgatctgcagatcctttggaggactagttctatactctaagaagatcaatcgatcatctcttgaaggttatctgaagaagacaagttgttgttcctacagaattcttcacattctctctcctaggtctgaaaatcaagaaagtgcataACTCCATAACTAGCCGTCAGAAACCCTTCATATTTGTGgggttttgtaccctccctagggactttCTATacccaaaagtgcagctcaatcggactcccacaaaCCTGATCGCACATTTCTCTCttcagctctatagaaggtctttctctctcttattgacTTGGGTTTTGGATTGGTTTTACTCCTATATGGATACTGTAtctttgggggtttatttgatggtattatttctttgttttttgctcctatttgtattgtttggggttataaactgcgaaattaattacttgtaatctactcctgcattaagggGGGTAATATAAGTCTTGGGCGAAGtctatgaatatatatatatatatatatatatttcgaagaaaaaagaggaaaaaacaaaagaggatTCTATGGGGGGTAGAGGTGAATACCCACCCGATTCCTAATTAAGGTTTTTTTATATATAGCTTCTTCTGCTAAGTTCTTAAGTACATACATAAGATAGTCATTAGCCTTTGTAACAAAAAAAGTAGTGTTAGTCAAAAAATGATGCAGCTCAAAATGACGAGCCAAAGTAAACCACGGCCAATTCAAAAAATTGTTAGGTTGTAAGAGTGTCTAAATCTTTCACATTACTCCAAAATTCCCGGACGTCCCATCCTTCCTTTTGAACTTCTTCTAATCCAAATAAGGCCGCTGCCGCGGCCGCTTCAGAAGCCTCTCTTGTCATCAAGTAGTTAGCACAAAGGAATAAGCAATCTTGGTTATGAAAAATAGCAACAGCCCATCCAGACATAGTTCTATCAGTATCCAAAATAGAAGTGGAGACAGTCTATGACTCTATGTTATTTAGAAAGATCTAGTCCGATATTTGAGTAATATATGCGGACcctattttgggaaaaaattgCACCAGTATTACCTACTATTAAAAGACTTCATCTAATTCACCCTAATGTCTCTTTCCATCACttgttgtgaaaaaaaaaaaactctctgtTACTCTTTTCCCATTTCCTCTCTGTTCTCCGATCACTCTCACTCGCCGGCTCCATTTCCCCCTTCACCCAACCCACCCCACTCCTCTGGAATTTCTTTGGATCCAAAATAGTAATCGCTAAGAGGGTAAATTTTCAGAACATAGCTACCACAGATGTTATGATCATGATCATATTATTATTTACAGAAGAAATAGTTCCATTTTCCATCTtcaaaaacacaagaagagcCTTCACAGaaatgtgaaaagaaaaaaaaaaaaatccctgttTCATGAATAGGAGCTCGAAATATTTCGAACATTGAAAGagaattgaagaatgaattttCCTTCCAGAATCCTAACTTCTGCAAGTTTCACCAGACGTTGCTCGGATTAAGCTTGTGATCAGAAGAAAAgtgaaaatatgagagagagagagagaggcctctTCCTGTGAAGTACAAAATACCCACCCGCACCCCCTCATTGACCCCTGTgctggtgcaagggccacaAGACTAGGTGGCactctttttcccatataaaataaaaggtaaaagaggaaaaaaaaattggtaccaACATGTTGTAACCACCTTTGATACAAACATATTGTcccttttatttcctttcagtGGATTTGAGATATCTTTGtttccaataaaaaagaaaaaatttctcaaaaaaaaaagggaaaaagtgaGAGGGGTGTTCTACATTGTTGCACAGACTAAAGTAATTTCATGAGATCCTCTTGATAAAGCTCCTTATAGTACAAACTGAGATAAAATCCTTGATTAGTAATGATCCTGGAAACAAATGTAATTGATCAAGGCTGATCTCTGTTCTGATTGATTAGAAAAACTGACATGCGCCTCAAAAAGGTAATTGATCTTCAAGGTTTCATTGATAGAATAAGAATAATACAGAAAAACTTAAGTCGACTCCTAAATGACTCAAGAAGACATCCACAAATGATTTGATCATATCTCACCAAAGTCATAGAAGTATCCAGACCTAGAACTGAGGAAATTGGAAGTAGAGTTACATCCTTGATAAGTATTGACAATTTTGACATACCCTACTCCCTATTGTATACATTGTTGATGTGTCATCATAGAGTTCTCTAGCAAACACAAAAAACCTAAATttccaataaataaaaatgcaaaCAGTATATCCATGATAATGGCATGTGAACTGATTTAATCAAGTACACTGTACCTCTATAGAATTCCCAAGTTACTGATTTTAATCTTAAACCAAGTACATTGTACCTCTACAGAGTTCCCAGGATGATTCCATTGTTTCCAGCCATGCACCATGCTGGTTCCAAGAGAGATAAGATTTGACCCTGGCCACTGCTTACCATGAAGATTCATGACCTCATAGTCAtttcaaagaagtaattaataAGACCTTCTGTGCAAACCATTAGGAACAGGGCCATATTGATAGCAAAGGATACCTTCCAACTACCAGTATACCAATTCCCTCACTATAGAAATATGGTCATAGATATAGGATTTGCCTGCAATACAAATCTGGACTTGTTTATGGCCAGCAGCTCGTGAAAAATAAACTGTGGGAACCCAacgttaagggtgtcaatcaattCCGTTTTAGTTCGATTCAAGATAAAATgtagaaaccaataaaaaaaaaaaaaactgaaccgAACTGAGAGTAGGAACACATTTtggaaatcaaaaccaaaccgatcaagtttggttcgattttgcaTTTGGTTCcttatcaattttattttaatttcatgttAAGTTTAGGTCCTGTTTAGGTGTTTGGAGCAACTTTTTATATCTTCACTAACAGATAAACACATTTGTTAGAGTCATAATCCACCGAACTTTCTTTAAAGCATTAGAGAAGAATAAATTTATCATCCATAattgaaatagtaaaaaaataatataattttattaggTCTCTTATTCAGTTTGAAAATAGGTAATTCGTTTGGTTTAACGATTTgtcataaatcaaaattgaatcaaaccaataaaAGATTCCAGcttttgaaatcaaaacaaaCCGATTTACTTCGGTTCGGTTCAATTCAGTTTAAAACCGCTGGATTCAATTTTAgtttcaattctaattttttttttttttttttttttttgcttacgatgggtatccagacctatggcctgactagtcccaggGACTCATATTGATCTCACAACCGCTTATTTAGTggttaaaatagtaaaaaatcaattataattATCTATTGTAATGGAGGCCGATTATGGGTTTAAATTTTGCGATGGTTAGTTCTAAATATTCCAGTTTGAAAATGACATGATGTTAGGGTTATGCTCAATTTAGGCTTCGACTCTAATAATGTTTCTTCCTGGGTTAGAaatctcccttttttcttttttaggtttttaggtttttggtttttttttttggtttttttttttttttttttttttttttttttgttttgtttttttgttttgttttttttgttcttttgttttttttgttttttgttcttttgttcttttgttttttgttttttatgcgTGTTTAATTAGGGCATTCTGGCTTCTAAGTTTTGAGGGTTTTTGTTAGTGTAATTTAATGTTCTAGGGTTATTCATCTGTAGCCTCTCTGTTTTGTGTTGCCTTTTTTTCTCAATTACAAGGCTTGAGATTTAGTGTTGCTCCTCTTTTAAGTCATTTTGGAAGTGTAATGgatattgtaattttattttttcctcctttcagaAGTTTGTAGAATGAACCCAGGTTTAGTGGTGGAGTCTTTGAGATAGCAATTTAACTAGGATCACACCATAGATTCAGTTGTAAATATGATGGTTATGAGAAACCCTAATCAATCTACTTAATCGTGATTTCATAATTGAATGAGATCAcagtaagagagagagggaggaagagaaaGTACTTTCTCTTCTCCATTAGGGTTTCACTATTGAAGGAGTTTCTTCCTCCATATGGTTACAAGTTCAGGTGTTGTGCTACATTCCGTTGtagaatttgattttgtgaAACTCAGCTTAAATTTAAACCATCTATATTGATTTAATTGCAAATAGCCTAACACATATGGAGAGGTGTTCTTGATGGCCAAATTTTATTTGATAGCctccctcctatgaaatgacatatttaccCCTAttgtgggaagagagagatagacatatgaGACACTAATATATGCTATGCATCTAGACAATATTCTTTTACCTTTTCTTAATTTAAGGGAGAGGGCTCCTTGAGCAAGAGGCATAAAGGAACACACCAATGGGTTGTGGTAAAATGGTATCAATCATAGAAGGGCAGCAAATTCATTTCACATAAAGAGAGAGACAAACACAAAGATGTTAGTGTATTTTACCCCAGTAGCTCTAAGCACTGTTGGCAAACTAGGTTTTGACAAGAAAAACTAGACTGAGTTTGTTCAAAAGATTAGAAACATGGTCAAGAGTCATGGAGACTCGTCatgtattaaaaaatgacaagacttGGACCAAATCATACCGAATCATTCGAAACTCGTTTGTTTTGCCCGAGTCACAACAAAATGAACGATTCTTGTCAAATTGAATTGGCATTTCTAAATTAgttttgaactaaaatatattctaatgatGTTCAATGTTTGATGTCTATGGTCTTCTGTATTGAATCTAGTGACTATTGAATgtatatatttaaattttaattaaaaaaacatgattaaTGACAATGACATCTTCAAGCCGAATCTTATCATTGTCATCCAATAGACAATGAATGATGGGCTTcatagaaaaaaatttgaaaagaaacacttttattctattttgtctcatttaattaatttattaattattatttggaTCACCTGAGAAAGACTAGTATGGAAATGAGAGGGGGAAATTTGACATGACTCACTTGGTATCTCGTGACTCGCTCTGAATCACCAGGTTTTCAAAATGACGATTCCAGTCACAAAACTTGGTTTTTCAACAATAGCTCTAAGAacttttttgatttattttataaaaaattctgGATGGCCACGAAGATTGAAAGAGGTGTTAGGGAAAGatatttccaaaaatagaaacattATGGTAAAACTTTGGGAATAAGAAATAGAGTACGATTATATAAAGGGTAAGGTAATTTTCAATTATATAATGATTAAGTTCCTACTTTTACTTCAAAGAAAAACAATCTATGGTATAGCCAATGGTTTTAGAGGAAACCATCTATTTTAATTTCATAATTCTACAATTGGCATTGTTCTACACTTCATGCAAAGTTATTTGATACCATTGTACTATATAAAATTGATGAGATGGTCCCTGAAAATAGttatattatagcaaagggaaCAAAAATTTAAGTGAGAAGGGACAAAAAACAAGATAGATGGGGAAGAATGTGGACCTGAGAtttaggttgcatttggtatgtgtttctgttctagaaaagacgttttgtgtcaaaaacaaaaatttcagtttctgtgtcagaatgtcttttttttttttttcttggaacgAAACTGAAACAATGAAATTACCTTTTCTTGTTCCATCAATCCGTTtctacttttttgtttttttttttttactcttaaaaaaaaaaaaataaaacacatcataaatgcaccaaatgttttattctgttttttcattatcatagaatgaaaaaactccaaaaacttTTTTTTGAGCGTTACAAACACAGCGTTATTAGGATCTCAATTGACTTGTATATAGTTTTCTTAATATTTAAGTAATTGTTTGAACTGATTGGAGTAAGAGATCTACCACATAATTTGGACTAAGAGAAAAAGTCAAGGCCTGTGGGAAATGGCATTGGTTCACgttattaaaattaattaatctaatttaatatattattttaaaatttaagggTTACTATTCCACGTGGCACATTAAGTTGGTCCATTTATGTAGGCTTCCATGAGTGGCTAGGACCACAAGAATTTTTTAAGAAGGTTGGCTGAGCAGCTTCTTCATAGATTCCAGGATACATGCTCTTATTAAAGCCTCGTATAAAGCCAGTTAGCATGGAGTTGAAATTTGATGGATAGGTATATTTTAAGGTTTTTTACTCGGGAATTAAATTTCTACCTAAATAAAGTGACCATATAGGCATATAGCAAACAATGATTTAAGGGctttacttaaaaaataaaaataaaaaatgtttaagGGCCAGGGAACTTTGTCTGTCTAACGTTCCCATGCTTAAGCCCAATCGGGCATGAAAATATCCAGTACGTATAGAGGCAACTAGTCAAACATGGTTCTTTTCTCGAACATTTCAAACACATCATTGCGGAGAGAGTATAGGAACTATTAAGAAGCTATGTGCAATTTATGAGAACATATGCAAAACCATTGAAGGGTATATGCTTAAATTAGTGTGCAAATTATTTagcatatttattaatttagaCTATTTCTTAAATATCCAATAGACAAAATTTTCCAAGATTACTCAAGTAGATACACACCACTAGAGTACATGTATTGAAATCACTTCCCActccccctcccccattctcATATACAATTATATATCAATATGATGACCTGCATTctatcacccaaaaaaaaaaaaaaaaaaaaaaaaaaaaaaaaaaaaagcaatccaATGCACGAGAGTCCTGCTACTACAGGGTATGGGAgaagcagccttaccccctgctttgcaAGAGAGActgttttcaagtttcaaacttgtgaccaacatgttgtaaTAGTGCAATTTGATCATCGTGCCACATACTCGCCTCCAAACTATTTGATAATATTTGGGTGGTAGAATTCAATTTAATAAACATTAAGGAGGTTAGtcaaaacaaaaatgaattAAATTATTTAACAGCAATTGCCCCACCACTAAGAAAATGAGTTGTAATGTATTATTTGCCTTCAACCGCCTACTTAATTTCATAATATTTTAGTATGGTTGATCAATCAATTATCTTATTATTGTAAAATAACAGAGATTAGATttaaattttccctttttggaaTCTTAATATGTGTTGAGGTTCATCTAATTGAAACTCATGAGCAAAAGTGTAGGTGCATGTACAAGAGGTTTGCATACCAACTCAGCTACCACGTGGTAATTTGGATCTGTAGAGATGGAGGAACCCAactccatttatttatttatttgatcttTCTAAAGTTTTGGAGACACATCTtaatcctttatatataaaatggtACAAAAAATGGATGCATGTTTACTAATAGTTTACTATGTATTAATTTTCAGTTGAAtcgaaattttttcaaaataatgattttaattttttttttaaataattaactCTGGTGAAGAATGAGGATTATTTAAATGAATTAAAGCAAAGAAAGTCTTTTCTTTGATGGCCCATTTAGTTGTAGAATGCTAAATTTGAAACGAGAAAAAGAAAGTTGCTTGATCGTGTGGTTTTACATCTAGAAAGAGTGGTGTATGAAATCATTACTTTATTtcttataaaacaaaaaatctctTTCATTGGCCCTTGTACTGCCATGCAGTGGCCATGTGATCAGGCATCAATCTCTTGTCATTTAAAATATAGCTATGCAAAGAATgcatccaccccccccccccaaaaaaaaaagggtaagatCTAGAGTGTACTTTGTGGACCAACCCAGGCGTTAATGATAGCACACCAGAAAACATCAATATGATGGGTATTTTTGCTTTTCATGGGATGTGGTAGTCATTTCACctaggggtgttaatcggttcacCCGGTGTAGACAGTTTGATTCGGTTCGATGCAAGAGTTTTtagataaaatcaaaaccaaatcatttaataaacggtttcatatatttaaaccaaaaccatttaaactttttaaattattttcttatgttttataattatccaaacaacttctttacatttaaaaattttagtgAAGTGGAAGTAAATTGTAACAttaaattgaattgtttattatcatatacttttttttttttaatatttttttaatgtaaactttaatttttttttttattgaaatatatgtaaaactttacattgaatgacttaaatttGCTATGCATATGTTAATCAGTTTAATGGATTATTaatggtttaaactttaaaactaaaatcaaatcatgatttcaattttaaaaccaaaatcaaattatttaataaatgacTTCACGATATCGATGTAAATCATTCgattcaatttcgatttcaaaCTCACATCCTCAATTTCACCCCAGTGTGTGTTGGACACAGCAGGTAATAGGTATGCTCATTCctttcttaaaataaataaataatccctTTAGATTTTTTGCTCCCTTGTCTGCTTGTCTCCTATTTTTGTGGGCCATGACTTGGAATTTGAATGGTTTCCATTTCAGTGCACATCATGACCAAATCAATGCATTATTAATCAATATCTATTTATAGATCTCTGCAGAGAAAAGAGACTAAAATTAATGTATGGTACAGACCAATCCAGTAGAATTGGTCTCCCCATCCAATGATGGGATGCTCTCTCTGAAGTTCTAAACGACACTcaagatctcttttttttttattatttaaatctCTAGATC is a genomic window of Macadamia integrifolia cultivar HAES 741 chromosome 13, SCU_Mint_v3, whole genome shotgun sequence containing:
- the LOC122059345 gene encoding pentatricopeptide repeat-containing protein At1g09220, mitochondrial, whose amino-acid sequence is MLILKSPDRVKLIACSSTTSLIASLISSSKQSTQTHALVSQPDQQQLLSLLTHYSTRTHSLQIHSKLITTGFCRCRVDNTGILIWNTLLREYSLGIFPEEALKLYKQVQEVSASSSYTPDSFTYSFLLKACANLDQPIKGNQVYALVIKVGYGFHVYVQTALVNLYTVCGCLVEAKKVFDEMHERNLVTWNVMITGFIKWGEIDMAQSLFDRMLVRNVVSWTCMIDGYTRMNQPVEALRLFIWMMIDDGIKPTEITILAILPSVANLGALDICQSLHSYSEKVGFNAFDIRVTNSFIDVYAKCGCIDSAFKVFEKISTENRNLVSWTSIISAFAMHGMATEAVKWFEKMEQMGLSPNEVTFLSLLNACSHGGLVDEGLEFYSKMVNRYQILPNIKHYGCLVDMLGRAGRLEDAEKMVMQIPAEIVNVIIWRTLLGACNFHGNVEMGERVMRKVLEMEKGYSGDYVLLSNIFAGVGRFEDAESVRRCMDERDVLKIPGLSLHALQSRNKQTMCMH